Proteins encoded together in one Rhizobacter sp. J219 window:
- a CDS encoding DUF3106 domain-containing protein — MNWSALSPSQQRALRPLQAEWGRIDSPRRSKWIEIADRFPTMSPDEQARIQNRMAEWAKMTPRERGQARMNFREAQQVPAQERKAKWDEYNALPLEKRQQLAAKAVPPARKPGNDSPAESSSRKTNVVPNPSYAPKPKPVAPTVAQAQPGATTNLITKRPNPPAHQPAGLPKIAVTPGFVDQSTLLPKRGPQGAATRSAAAVPAASTPSRQ; from the coding sequence GTGAACTGGTCAGCGCTGAGCCCGAGCCAGCAGCGCGCCTTGCGCCCTTTGCAGGCCGAATGGGGTCGGATCGACAGCCCACGCCGCTCGAAGTGGATCGAGATCGCCGACCGCTTCCCCACCATGTCGCCCGACGAACAGGCGCGCATCCAGAACCGCATGGCCGAATGGGCCAAGATGACGCCGCGCGAGCGTGGTCAGGCGCGCATGAACTTCCGCGAAGCCCAGCAGGTGCCGGCCCAGGAGCGCAAGGCGAAGTGGGACGAGTACAACGCCCTGCCGCTTGAGAAGCGCCAGCAGCTGGCCGCCAAAGCCGTCCCGCCCGCACGCAAGCCCGGCAACGACAGCCCCGCCGAATCGTCCAGCCGCAAGACGAACGTGGTGCCCAATCCGTCCTACGCACCGAAGCCCAAACCGGTCGCACCCACGGTCGCCCAGGCACAGCCTGGTGCCACAACCAACCTGATCACCAAGCGGCCGAACCCGCCCGCGCACCAGCCAGCAGGCCTGCCCAAGATCGCCGTGACACCAGGCTTCGTCGACCAATCGACGCTGTTGCCCAAACGCGGACCTCAGGGG
- a CDS encoding DUF3619 family protein, with translation MNRTELRPYAPAELEALEARLALRMTARLTEKAAELPQDVTERLRFAREQALQRAQTARATTTQSASSSVANGGGTLSLGSPQSGGWWMQLAAWVPLVALVGGLVLIQRLHTQSQITAAAEIDASILADDLPPAAYSDPGFVEFLKTPRD, from the coding sequence ATGAACCGCACCGAACTTCGTCCTTACGCACCGGCAGAGCTGGAAGCCCTTGAGGCCCGGCTTGCTTTGCGCATGACCGCTCGGCTGACGGAAAAAGCGGCCGAGCTTCCGCAAGACGTGACCGAGCGGCTCCGCTTCGCGCGTGAACAAGCCCTGCAGCGTGCCCAGACGGCACGCGCCACCACCACCCAGTCCGCTTCGTCCTCGGTCGCCAACGGCGGCGGCACCTTGTCGCTGGGCAGCCCGCAGAGTGGCGGCTGGTGGATGCAGCTTGCGGCCTGGGTGCCGCTCGTCGCGCTGGTGGGTGGCCTGGTGCTGATCCAGCGCCTGCACACCCAGAGCCAGATCACGGCCGCGGCCGAAATCGACGCGTCCATCCTCGCAGACGACCTGCCACCCGCGGCCTACAGCGACCCCGGCTTCGTGGAGTTTCTGAAAACTCCCCGCGATTGA
- a CDS encoding RNA polymerase sigma factor has product MASDKELSDFLKSVERRAFKRVAYAVRDDDAALDIVQDTMIRLAEKYVDRPAAELPLLFQRILSNATMDWFRRQKVRNAVVRNFSEYESSSEDGDFDLLETLAAENDSPAAESAADSVSRAQIMLAIDGEVAKLPARQREAFLLRYWEELDVAETAAVMGCSEGSVKTHCSRAVHALADALKAKGIEL; this is encoded by the coding sequence TTGGCATCTGACAAAGAACTCTCGGATTTCCTGAAAAGCGTTGAGAGACGCGCCTTCAAGCGCGTCGCATATGCCGTTCGGGACGACGATGCCGCGCTCGACATCGTCCAGGACACCATGATCCGCCTGGCCGAGAAGTACGTGGACCGCCCAGCCGCCGAACTGCCGCTGCTCTTCCAGCGCATCCTGTCGAACGCCACCATGGACTGGTTCCGCCGACAGAAGGTGCGCAATGCGGTGGTGCGCAACTTTTCCGAGTACGAATCCTCATCTGAGGACGGAGATTTCGATCTGCTGGAAACTCTGGCAGCCGAAAATGACTCTCCTGCTGCAGAAAGTGCAGCAGACTCGGTTTCTCGGGCTCAGATCATGCTTGCCATCGATGGTGAAGTGGCCAAGCTGCCGGCTCGTCAACGAGAAGCCTTTCTGCTGCGTTACTGGGAGGAACTCGATGTCGCCGAGACAGCTGCCGTGATGGGCTGCTCGGAGGGCAGCGTCAAGACTCACTGCTCGCGAGCAGTGCACGCCTTGGCCGATGCCCTGAAGGCAAAGGGAATTGAGCTATGA
- the ilvN gene encoding acetolactate synthase small subunit, with protein MKHIIALLLENEPGALSRVVALFSARGYNIESLTVAPTEDPSLSRMTIVTTGSDDVIEQITKHLNRLIEVVKVVDLTEGAYTERELMLIKVRAVGKEREEMKRMADIFRGRIIDVTEKSYTIELTGDASKLDAFIEALDRTAILETVRTGTSGIGRGERILRA; from the coding sequence ATGAAACACATCATTGCCTTGCTGCTGGAAAACGAACCAGGAGCCTTGTCGCGCGTGGTCGCACTGTTCTCGGCTCGCGGCTACAACATCGAAAGCCTCACGGTCGCGCCGACGGAAGACCCGTCGCTCTCGCGCATGACGATCGTGACTACCGGTTCCGACGACGTGATCGAGCAGATCACCAAGCACCTGAACCGACTCATCGAAGTCGTGAAGGTCGTCGACCTGACCGAAGGCGCCTACACCGAGCGCGAGCTGATGCTCATCAAGGTGCGTGCCGTCGGCAAGGAGCGCGAAGAGATGAAGCGCATGGCCGACATCTTCCGCGGCCGCATCATCGACGTGACAGAGAAGAGCTACACCATTGAATTGACGGGCGATGCGTCCAAGCTCGATGCCTTCATCGAAGCACTGGACCGCACCGCCATTCTGGAAACCGTGCGCACCGGCACCAGCGGGATCGGTCGCGGCGAGCGCATCCTGCGCGCGTGA